Genomic DNA from Clostridia bacterium:
GCCGGTGTTCATATAGGCTTCGTTGTCGTAGCAAACGGCGATGAAGTGGTGGCCCCGCTCCAGAGCCCCGGAAAGGGATTGGAAGCCGATATCGTAGGTCCCACCGTCGCCACCAAAGGCAATGAAGCGGATATCCCGGTCGATCTCTCCCTTAGCCTTTTTCACCTGATACATGGTCTCTAAGCCGCTGGCGGTAGCCGCTGCGTTTTCAAAAGCATTATGCAGGTAGCCGCACCGCCAGGAGCTATACGGATAAATAGTAGTGGAAACCTCCAAGCACCCGGTAGCGCAGGTAACCACCGCCTCGGCCTCAGGAGGTAAAGCCAGCATGATCTGACGCACCGCGGTAGGAGCGCCGCATCCGGCGCACAGGCGGTGGCCGGGAGCCAGAAGTTCCCTGCGGGTTGCCAATTCCTTGAGATTTGCCATTTTGCTCCCCCCTATTCCCTGAGCCCCAGGTATTTGATTGGCTGTTCCACCTGACGTTTCTCGGCCATGGCCCCTACTTCTGCCAGCGCCTGCTCCACCAAATGGACACTTAAGTCGCGGCCGCCTAGGCCATAGATGTAGTCCACTAACAGCGGCCGAGCTGGGCTGTCGTAAAGGGTAGCCCGAATCTCGTGGTAGAGGTGGCCGCCGTAGCCGCCGTTGAACATCATGGAGCGGTCAAAAACCGCGATTACCGGGAAGCGGGACAGAACCTGGGCTAGTTCTTTGCCCGGCCAAGGTCTAAACACCCGAGGCTTAAGGAGCCCAATCTTACGCCCTTGGGCCCGCAGGCGGTCAATCACCGATTTGATGGTGCCAGCAGCGGAGTTTAGGGCTACGACGCATTCCTCGGCATCTTCTAGCCGGTACTCTTCCCAGAGGCCATAGGTCCGGCCAGAGAGCTGGCTGAATTCCTGGCTAACCTCTTGGATCACCCCTAGGGCGTCCTGCATAGCCTCTTCTTGAGCCCGTTTAGCTTCAAAGTAATAGCCGTAAAGACCATCGAACATCCCCATACCCATGGGCTGGGTTAAAAGCGGCTGGCCCGGCACATACTCGCCGATGAACTGTCGCACTTTGTCATCATCTTCGATCTGTACCCGGTCCACAGCATGGGAAATGATGAACCCATCCAGGCAAACCATCACCGGCAGCCGCACAGCTGGGTTCTCAGCGATCCGCACCGCCTGAATGACGTTGTCATAGGCCTCCTGGGCGTTCTCGGAATAGAGCTGGATCCACCCCGAATCCCTGGCCCCCATGCTATCGGAATGATCGCAGTGGATGTTGATGGGCGCCGATAAAGCCCGATTGACATTGGTAAGAACTATAGGCAGCCGTAGGCCGGAAGCCACGTAAAGCTCCTCCCACATCAGAGCCAACCCCTGTGAAGAGGTGCAGGTCATTACCCGACCGCCCCCGGCGGCAGCCCCTATGCAGGCGCTCATGGCGCTGTGCTCGCTCTCCACATTGATCAGGCCGGTGTCTACTTCGCCGTCAGCTACAAACTCGGAAAACTTCTCCACGATGGCGGTCTGGGGAGTGATCGGGTAAACCGCTACCACATCGGGATTGATTTGGCGCATGGCTTCGGCAACGGCATCGGTCCCTACTACAGCAACTGTTTTTGGCATGGCTCTTCCTCCTTCCCCAGACTAATTAGGCGCTACAAGCTTGGTTTGACTGGCGTCGGGCATTTTTCTCTTCAGCCTGAGCTTGGGCCTCCTCGACTAGCTCCAGCGCCCCCACATTGCACTCCTCGGCGCAAATGCCGCAGCCTTTACAGTGGAAGTAATCGATCCCCACCATCTTGCCCTCCTGTACTTGAATGCAGGCATCGGGGCAATAAATAAAGCACCGCAGACAATGGGTGCACTTATCGTGATTCCAGATGGGCCGACGAGATCTCCAGCTACCGGTGTTGACAGCTACCGAGTTTCCAGGCTCGAGACTAGCCAATCCCATCGGGTGCCTATGCCAGGGCCACTTGTCTATATCACGCACATCCCATTTCACTGCTCTTTACCTCCTTGTAGGCTCGCTCCAAAGCAGCTAAGTTGCCCTCAGTAACCTTGGCGCTGAATCGCTTACCAAAGGACTCCCGCACGTAAGCCAAGGCCTCATCCAAGGGCATGAGATCCAGGATCTTCACCAAAGCCCCCAACATGGGGATATTAGGCATGGCCCGTCCTAATGTAGTCATGGAGATGGCCGTGGCATCCACAGTGTAGACTCTGTCCGAGCTAAGGCCAAGCTGGGAAGCTACCTCCTGGGGAGCCGCAGGCGTATTTACCAGCACCACCCCATCCGGGGTTAAACCCTCGGTAACGTCAACTACCCCGATTAGAGTTGGATCTACTACCACCACCACATTGGGGTCGGAAACGCTGGTATAAATGGAAATGGGCCGCGCGCTCAGGCGGTTGAAGCA
This window encodes:
- the porA gene encoding pyruvate ferredoxin oxidoreductase, which encodes MPKTVAVVGTDAVAEAMRQINPDVVAVYPITPQTAIVEKFSEFVADGEVDTGLINVESEHSAMSACIGAAAGGGRVMTCTSSQGLALMWEELYVASGLRLPIVLTNVNRALSAPINIHCDHSDSMGARDSGWIQLYSENAQEAYDNVIQAVRIAENPAVRLPVMVCLDGFIISHAVDRVQIEDDDKVRQFIGEYVPGQPLLTQPMGMGMFDGLYGYYFEAKRAQEEAMQDALGVIQEVSQEFSQLSGRTYGLWEEYRLEDAEECVVALNSAAGTIKSVIDRLRAQGRKIGLLKPRVFRPWPGKELAQVLSRFPVIAVFDRSMMFNGGYGGHLYHEIRATLYDSPARPLLVDYIYGLGGRDLSVHLVEQALAEVGAMAEKRQVEQPIKYLGLRE
- a CDS encoding 4Fe-4S binding protein, giving the protein MGLASLEPGNSVAVNTGSWRSRRPIWNHDKCTHCLRCFIYCPDACIQVQEGKMVGIDYFHCKGCGICAEECNVGALELVEEAQAQAEEKNARRQSNQACSA
- a CDS encoding 2-oxoacid:acceptor oxidoreductase family protein, with translation MRELEEIRWHARGGQGAVTASKLLAEMALTRNMYFQAFPEYGPERMGAPIQCFNRLSARPISIYTSVSDPNVVVVVDPTLIGVVDVTEGLTPDGVVLVNTPAAPQEVASQLGLSSDRVYTVDATAISMTTLGRAMPNIPMLGALVKILDLMPLDEALAYVRESFGKRFSAKVTEGNLAALERAYKEVKSSEMGCA